The Marinifilum sp. JC120 genome window below encodes:
- a CDS encoding DUF1016 domain-containing protein produces MKSSLVSAEYKQWLRELKDRLRQSQLKAAVQVNTTLLEFYWELGAEIVEKQKHATWGSGFLKQLSHDLMNEFPDIKGFSYRNLRYIRGWVLFYIDDDHNLATACCQIGEAYSPIFHIPWGHNLVLISKCAEINEALYYARMTVEHSWSRNVLLHQIENGLFRREGKAITNFAASLPTSQSDLAHQMIKDPYTFDFLTLGVDHNERELEMGLIEHITKFLLELGAGFAYIGRQRQLQVGERDFFIDLLFYHTKLHCYVVIELKTGDFEPEYAGKLNFYIKAVDEQIRTERDEPTIGILLCKSKDKVVVEYALSDIYKPIGVSEYELGLSLPEDFKSSLPSIEQLELELTGLLDEEG; encoded by the coding sequence ATGAAAAGCAGCTTGGTTAGCGCAGAGTACAAGCAATGGCTGAGAGAGTTAAAAGACAGACTCCGGCAGTCTCAACTCAAAGCGGCAGTACAGGTTAATACAACTTTACTCGAGTTTTACTGGGAGCTTGGTGCTGAGATTGTAGAAAAGCAGAAGCATGCAACTTGGGGAAGTGGATTTCTTAAGCAGCTTAGTCATGACCTTATGAATGAATTCCCCGATATTAAAGGGTTTTCTTATCGAAACCTTCGCTATATTAGAGGATGGGTGCTTTTTTATATTGATGATGATCATAATTTGGCAACAGCCTGTTGCCAAATTGGCGAAGCTTATTCTCCTATCTTTCATATCCCGTGGGGACATAATCTTGTTTTGATTTCTAAATGTGCAGAGATCAATGAGGCCTTGTATTATGCCCGTATGACTGTTGAACATAGTTGGAGCCGTAATGTATTGCTGCACCAAATTGAGAATGGTTTGTTTCGCCGTGAAGGTAAGGCCATTACCAATTTTGCAGCCTCGTTGCCGACGTCTCAGTCTGATTTAGCTCATCAGATGATTAAGGATCCATATACCTTTGATTTTCTGACTCTTGGCGTTGATCATAATGAAAGAGAATTGGAAATGGGTTTGATTGAACATATTACCAAGTTTCTTTTGGAGTTGGGGGCCGGATTTGCCTATATTGGGCGCCAGAGACAGTTGCAGGTAGGCGAACGCGATTTTTTTATTGATTTACTTTTTTATCACACTAAACTGCACTGTTATGTAGTTATCGAGCTTAAAACAGGTGACTTTGAACCAGAGTATGCTGGAAAGTTGAATTTTTACATCAAGGCGGTAGATGAGCAGATACGCACTGAGCGTGATGAGCCGACAATAGGTATTTTACTTTGCAAGTCGAAAGATAAGGTCGTTGTAGAGTATGCGCTAAGTGACATCTATAAACCCATCGGTGTTTCAGAGTATGAGCTTGGCTTGTCATTGCCTGAGGATTTTAAGTCCAGTTTGCCCAGTATTGAGCAATTGGAGTTGGAACTAACAGGTCTTCTTGATGAAGAGGGCTAG
- a CDS encoding J domain-containing protein translates to MSVKYKDYYKLLGVSRSASKEDIAKGFKKLARQYHPDLNPDNPEAEKKFKEINEAYEVLKDPEKRKRYDQFGADWEHGQNFRPPPGYENMNFGGGGGGFGGFGGGGGGDFSDFFETIFSGGGASFGGGGFGGAQGFGGHQQRPRKGENSETILLLTLEEAYKGGPKSVTVQEKATGPGGHPMVQSKTLDVKIPAGIKEGQKIRLSGQGSPGPHDGPRGDLYLKIKLAAHKDFKVEETNVILDLKLAPWEAALGGKFKLPTLDGMIEMNIPAGLGSGKKMRIKGRGLGTGAKKGDQFVRIMIQVPKAETDEMKKLWEELAEKSDFSPRSF, encoded by the coding sequence ATGAGCGTGAAATATAAGGACTACTACAAACTTCTAGGAGTTTCCCGCTCCGCAAGTAAGGAAGATATTGCTAAAGGCTTTAAAAAGCTGGCTCGGCAGTATCACCCTGACTTGAACCCGGATAACCCGGAAGCGGAAAAGAAGTTTAAGGAAATCAACGAAGCATACGAAGTTCTGAAGGACCCGGAAAAGCGCAAAAGGTATGACCAGTTCGGCGCGGACTGGGAACATGGACAGAATTTCCGTCCGCCTCCGGGCTACGAGAACATGAACTTCGGCGGCGGTGGCGGCGGATTCGGTGGATTCGGCGGCGGAGGCGGCGGTGATTTCAGCGACTTTTTTGAAACCATTTTCAGCGGCGGTGGCGCTAGCTTCGGCGGTGGCGGTTTCGGCGGCGCGCAGGGTTTTGGAGGCCATCAACAACGGCCTCGCAAAGGCGAAAACTCTGAAACCATCCTGTTGTTAACCCTTGAAGAAGCTTACAAAGGCGGCCCTAAATCCGTTACTGTGCAGGAAAAGGCAACCGGACCGGGCGGGCATCCTATGGTGCAGTCCAAGACTCTGGATGTTAAAATCCCCGCAGGTATCAAGGAAGGCCAGAAGATTCGCCTTTCCGGTCAGGGATCACCCGGCCCGCATGACGGACCGCGCGGTGACCTGTACCTGAAAATCAAACTTGCAGCGCATAAGGATTTCAAGGTCGAAGAAACCAATGTTATCCTCGATCTGAAACTTGCCCCTTGGGAAGCCGCGCTTGGCGGAAAATTTAAGCTGCCCACCCTCGACGGAATGATTGAAATGAACATTCCCGCAGGGCTTGGAAGCGGCAAGAAAATGCGCATTAAAGGACGCGGACTCGGCACTGGAGCCAAGAAAGGCGACCAGTTTGTGCGCATCATGATTCAGGTGCCCAAAGCTGAAACTGACGAAATGAAAAAACTCTGGGAAGAACTGGCTGAAAAGTCCGACTTCTCACCCCGCTCATTCTAA
- the grpE gene encoding nucleotide exchange factor GrpE, which produces MSGKDDNKEINEQETAATETEETADAENEVTLSEDELKALCREHVCPACDVMGEAKEERLRALAETENIKKRLARETVELKKFAADSILSDLLPVLDNLDLALNHAQNLDACKDFVIGVDMTRKMFLETLAKHGLEAVGKIGEEFDPNFHEAMGMAQDADLPAESIAQIMQCGYVLKGRVIRPAKVMVNKLS; this is translated from the coding sequence ATGTCTGGAAAAGACGATAATAAAGAAATTAATGAACAGGAAACCGCGGCAACTGAAACTGAAGAAACCGCGGATGCTGAGAATGAAGTGACCCTAAGCGAAGACGAACTCAAAGCCCTCTGCCGCGAACACGTCTGTCCCGCATGTGATGTGATGGGAGAAGCCAAGGAAGAACGGCTCCGCGCACTGGCTGAGACGGAAAACATTAAAAAGAGACTCGCCCGCGAGACTGTTGAACTGAAAAAGTTCGCGGCGGACTCCATCCTTTCCGATCTGCTGCCTGTGCTGGACAACCTCGACCTCGCTCTTAACCACGCCCAGAACCTTGACGCCTGCAAAGACTTCGTGATCGGCGTGGATATGACCAGAAAAATGTTTCTGGAAACACTCGCCAAGCACGGCCTCGAAGCTGTGGGTAAGATAGGTGAAGAGTTCGACCCCAATTTTCATGAAGCCATGGGCATGGCACAGGATGCGGATCTTCCCGCTGAAAGCATCGCCCAGATCATGCAGTGCGGCTATGTCCTCAAAGGACGCGTTATCCGCCCTGCAAAAGTAATGGTCAATAAATTATCCTGA
- a CDS encoding MerR family transcriptional regulator, giving the protein MDIKERNEAQPPSSSKRLVITQVMEMTGLKETVVLELISMEWVRPGTTGDGHYLFETSDLYRMTKLSRLCKDLDVTPTGGSIIVDLLDRVEKLESQIEEMKKLI; this is encoded by the coding sequence ATGGATATTAAAGAAAGGAACGAAGCGCAGCCTCCTTCCAGTTCCAAGCGACTGGTTATCACTCAGGTCATGGAAATGACCGGACTGAAAGAGACCGTAGTACTGGAACTGATCAGCATGGAATGGGTGCGGCCCGGAACAACCGGGGACGGACATTATCTCTTTGAAACAAGCGATCTCTATCGCATGACCAAGCTTTCAAGGCTCTGCAAGGACCTTGATGTCACCCCCACAGGCGGATCGATTATCGTCGATCTACTCGACCGGGTCGAAAAACTTGAGTCGCAAATAGAAGAAATGAAAAAACTGATATAA
- a CDS encoding aminopeptidase: MKKLITYEDLRQYAKVLLWALNSQKEDGLKNKDIIIIKYDYLATPLAEALYALLIEKHLHPVMETGLTPAMKAELYINSSYGQLTFFPPGKEEMYEQAAGVIRIHAPEEVEAMTEVDPRSIMENRNGSHSFRQAIEKRKLHGKLAWTECAYPTVALAAKSGLSIEDYTTRLMRACYLNMPDPAREWQKISERTNEIARWLTSLDIKTIRMQSELCDLFFSPGENRRWQGAAGENIPGYEIYISPDCRTVNGIYYADLPSLHMDKATYGVQIEFMDGIAMRVKAMGGEKFLLDQLRADGGARRVGEFSLTDASISRVDHFMAQTILDENFGGEHGSSHIALGQSLSETFAGPPEILDKMMMDSLGLNTSAIHWDLVNTEEKIVTANLADGEKVTIYEGGRFKMD; the protein is encoded by the coding sequence ATGAAAAAGCTAATTACTTACGAAGACCTGCGCCAATATGCAAAAGTTCTGCTCTGGGCATTAAACAGCCAGAAAGAAGACGGCCTTAAAAACAAAGACATTATCATAATTAAATATGATTACCTTGCAACGCCGCTAGCGGAAGCCCTCTATGCGCTGCTCATTGAAAAACACCTGCACCCGGTCATGGAGACTGGACTGACTCCGGCCATGAAGGCGGAGCTGTACATTAATTCCAGCTACGGCCAACTAACCTTCTTTCCTCCTGGCAAAGAAGAAATGTACGAACAGGCAGCCGGAGTTATCCGCATCCATGCTCCCGAAGAGGTGGAGGCCATGACCGAAGTTGACCCGCGCTCAATTATGGAAAACCGCAATGGTTCGCATTCCTTCCGACAGGCAATCGAAAAACGAAAGCTTCACGGCAAACTGGCATGGACTGAATGCGCTTACCCCACTGTGGCACTTGCTGCCAAGTCCGGCCTCTCCATTGAAGATTACACCACTAGGCTGATGAGAGCCTGCTATCTCAATATGCCTGACCCGGCCCGTGAATGGCAGAAAATTTCAGAACGCACCAACGAAATTGCCCGCTGGCTGACTTCTCTTGATATTAAAACCATCCGCATGCAATCCGAGCTTTGCGATTTATTTTTTTCTCCCGGTGAGAACAGACGCTGGCAAGGAGCCGCAGGTGAGAACATCCCCGGATATGAAATTTATATTTCCCCTGATTGCCGTACTGTAAACGGAATCTACTACGCGGACCTCCCTTCATTACATATGGATAAAGCCACCTACGGAGTGCAGATCGAATTCATGGACGGCATCGCCATGCGCGTGAAAGCCATGGGTGGAGAAAAATTCCTACTCGATCAACTTCGGGCAGATGGTGGGGCTCGCCGGGTTGGTGAATTTTCGCTGACCGATGCTTCCATCTCGCGGGTAGACCACTTCATGGCCCAGACCATTTTGGATGAAAATTTCGGAGGAGAACACGGAAGTAGCCACATCGCGCTAGGCCAGTCCCTTAGCGAAACTTTTGCCGGACCTCCTGAAATCCTCGATAAAATGATGATGGATTCTCTTGGCTTAAACACCTCCGCCATCCACTGGGACTTAGTTAATACCGAAGAAAAAATTGTTACCGCAAACCTTGCCGATGGGGAAAAAGTGACTATTTACGAGGGCGGACGGTTCAAAATGGATTAA
- a CDS encoding transcriptional regulator, protein MENKVLEAMKEAGKPVRPGDVAKAIGEESKDVSKAIKSLREAGKVHSPKRCYYEPL, encoded by the coding sequence ATGGAAAATAAAGTACTCGAAGCAATGAAAGAAGCTGGCAAGCCAGTTCGTCCCGGTGATGTAGCAAAAGCAATCGGTGAAGAATCCAAAGATGTTTCCAAAGCCATTAAATCGCTCAGGGAAGCAGGCAAAGTTCACAGCCCCAAACGCTGCTATTACGAGCCTCTTTAA
- a CDS encoding ferrous iron transport protein A, whose protein sequence is MSVSLRTMRKDQKGVVVAVNASGELGRRIRDMGLVPGTEFMVVGRAPLEDPVALRMKGFTLTLRNNEADFIVVKPED, encoded by the coding sequence ATGTCTGTATCGCTTAGGACAATGAGAAAGGACCAGAAGGGTGTTGTTGTTGCCGTTAATGCCAGCGGTGAACTTGGTCGCCGTATCCGTGACATGGGGCTGGTTCCCGGCACTGAATTTATGGTCGTGGGCCGTGCGCCTCTTGAAGACCCCGTGGCGTTACGTATGAAGGGTTTTACCTTGACTTTGCGTAATAACGAAGCTGATTTTATTGTGGTCAAGCCGGAGGATTAA
- the clpB gene encoding ATP-dependent chaperone ClpB: MDPNKFTQKTNDAIAAAQSLAVKNGQQQIEVEHLLLALIDQEKGIVSKILQKTSIDPAAYKKAVEDEIRKLPRVSGPGAQPGQVFVTQRLNRIIVASEEIAQRMQDEFISVEHLFLAIMDEHGSTGAGKVNKTFGLTKDKVLEAMTSIRGNQRVTTDNPEATYDALKKYGRDLVEEARKGKLDPVIGRDSEIRRVIRILSRRTKNNPILIGEAGVGKTAIIEGLAQRIVKQDVPEGLKDKTVFMLDMGALIAGAKYRGEFEERLKAVLKEVQESDGQILIFIDEIHTIVGAGKSEGAMDAGNLLKPMLARGELHCIGATTTDEYRKYIEKDPALERRFQTIMVEEPNIEDTISILRGLKERFEVHHGVRISDSALVEAAGLSSRYITDRQLPDKAIDLIDEAAAMIRTEIDSQPYELDKINRQILQAEIEREALRKEEDAASRERLSKLEDSLTEMKIKQSELVEQWEKEKGSIDTVRDLKAQIEKTKLDIEEAERALDYNRAAELKYSTLLALEQQLEGIENDIEGEEDKVTADSKRLLKEFVGPDDIAGIISRWTGIPVTRLVEGEREKLLRLEDILHDRVIGQDDAVRAVSEAVLRARAGLKDPSRPIGSFIFLGPTGVGKTELCKALAEALFDSEENIVRMDMSEYMEKHAVARLIGAPPGYIGYDEGGQLTEAIRRKPYSVVLFDEIEKAHSDVFNVLLQILDDGRITDSQGRTVDCKNTIIIMTSNLGSQLMLEGIKDSGEFKDGVQDGVMNVLRGHFRPEFLNRVDETVLFKPLLEKDLVKIVDLQLAGLRSRLEEQKMSMEVTDQAKAFIAHASYDPIYGARPLRRYLQAHVETPLAKKIIGGELQEENTVSIDAGADGLEFKTE; the protein is encoded by the coding sequence ATGGATCCGAACAAATTCACACAAAAAACCAACGACGCCATTGCTGCGGCACAATCTCTGGCTGTAAAAAACGGTCAGCAGCAGATAGAAGTGGAACACCTGCTCCTCGCTCTTATTGATCAGGAAAAAGGCATTGTTTCCAAAATTCTCCAGAAAACATCTATCGATCCCGCGGCCTATAAAAAGGCTGTCGAGGATGAAATCCGCAAACTTCCGCGGGTCAGCGGCCCTGGAGCACAGCCCGGACAGGTATTTGTTACCCAGCGGTTGAACAGGATTATTGTGGCCTCTGAAGAAATTGCCCAGCGCATGCAGGACGAATTCATCAGCGTGGAACACCTTTTCCTGGCCATCATGGATGAACACGGCTCTACCGGAGCAGGCAAGGTCAACAAAACCTTCGGCCTGACCAAGGACAAAGTGCTGGAAGCCATGACCTCTATTCGTGGCAACCAGCGCGTGACTACCGACAACCCGGAAGCCACTTACGATGCGCTCAAAAAATATGGTCGCGATCTGGTGGAAGAAGCCCGCAAAGGCAAGCTTGATCCGGTCATTGGGCGTGATTCCGAAATCAGGCGCGTAATCCGGATTCTTTCCCGACGCACCAAGAACAACCCCATCCTCATCGGTGAAGCCGGGGTCGGTAAAACCGCTATCATCGAAGGGCTGGCCCAGCGTATCGTCAAACAGGACGTGCCTGAAGGTTTGAAAGACAAGACAGTATTCATGCTCGACATGGGCGCGCTCATTGCGGGTGCCAAATATCGCGGCGAATTCGAAGAAAGACTCAAGGCCGTACTCAAGGAAGTTCAGGAATCCGACGGGCAAATTCTCATCTTTATTGATGAGATCCACACCATTGTGGGCGCGGGTAAAAGCGAAGGCGCAATGGATGCCGGAAACCTGCTCAAGCCCATGCTGGCCCGTGGCGAACTACACTGCATCGGCGCGACCACCACTGATGAGTACCGCAAATATATTGAGAAGGACCCGGCTCTTGAACGCCGTTTCCAGACCATTATGGTTGAAGAGCCAAACATCGAGGATACCATCTCGATCCTGCGCGGATTGAAAGAGCGTTTTGAAGTGCACCACGGTGTACGCATCAGCGACAGCGCGCTGGTGGAAGCGGCAGGACTCTCCTCCCGCTACATTACTGATCGCCAGTTGCCGGACAAAGCCATCGACCTTATCGATGAAGCCGCAGCCATGATCAGGACCGAGATCGATTCCCAGCCCTACGAGCTGGACAAGATCAACCGCCAGATTTTGCAGGCTGAAATCGAACGCGAGGCCCTGCGCAAAGAAGAGGATGCCGCATCCCGTGAGCGTTTATCCAAGCTGGAAGACTCCCTCACCGAGATGAAGATCAAGCAATCCGAGCTGGTCGAGCAATGGGAAAAAGAAAAAGGCTCCATCGACACGGTGCGCGACCTCAAGGCCCAGATCGAAAAGACCAAGCTCGATATCGAGGAAGCAGAACGCGCCCTTGATTACAACCGCGCTGCGGAACTGAAATACTCCACCCTACTCGCACTGGAACAACAGCTTGAAGGGATTGAAAATGATATTGAAGGCGAAGAGGACAAAGTCACTGCGGACAGCAAACGTCTGCTCAAGGAATTTGTCGGCCCGGATGACATTGCCGGGATCATCTCACGCTGGACCGGAATCCCGGTCACCCGCCTTGTGGAAGGTGAGCGAGAGAAACTGCTCCGCCTTGAAGACATTCTGCATGACCGGGTAATCGGTCAGGATGATGCGGTTCGTGCGGTATCCGAAGCGGTACTGCGTGCCCGTGCGGGGCTGAAAGATCCTTCGCGGCCTATCGGTTCTTTCATCTTCCTCGGCCCCACCGGGGTCGGTAAAACCGAGCTTTGCAAGGCCCTTGCTGAAGCGCTCTTTGACAGTGAAGAAAATATAGTGCGCATGGACATGTCCGAGTACATGGAAAAGCACGCAGTTGCACGGCTCATTGGTGCACCCCCAGGCTACATCGGTTATGATGAAGGCGGTCAGCTTACTGAAGCCATCCGCCGCAAGCCCTATTCCGTAGTGCTCTTTGATGAAATAGAAAAAGCGCACAGCGATGTATTCAACGTGCTGCTGCAAATCCTCGACGATGGCCGAATCACTGATTCTCAGGGCCGTACCGTGGATTGCAAGAACACAATCATCATCATGACATCCAATCTCGGCTCCCAGCTCATGCTTGAAGGAATCAAGGATAGTGGAGAGTTCAAAGATGGAGTTCAGGACGGCGTAATGAACGTACTGCGCGGACATTTCAGACCGGAATTCCTGAACCGTGTGGACGAAACAGTACTCTTCAAGCCGCTGCTCGAAAAGGATCTCGTTAAGATCGTAGATCTGCAACTTGCAGGACTTCGCTCACGCCTTGAAGAACAAAAGATGTCCATGGAAGTCACCGACCAAGCCAAGGCATTCATCGCCCACGCGTCCTACGATCCCATCTACGGGGCAAGGCCGCTACGCAGATACTTACAAGCACACGTGGAAACTCCGCTGGCTAAAAAGATCATCGGCGGAGAATTGCAGGAAGAGAACACTGTCAGCATCGATGCTGGTGCTGATGGATTGGAATTTAAGACTGAATAG
- the feoB gene encoding ferrous iron transport protein B → MGTEYFVALSGQPNCGKSTMFNALTGATARVGNYPGITVDRTEGRYCTPEFCANLVDLPGTYSLTSYSMEEVVARDVIVDEKPDVVINMLDATSLERSLYLAVQFMEIGVPVVLGLNMMDEVRKKGIRIDSEKLSELMGVPVVECIARRGVGKEELMESVQKVVEKTKGQWTPVNISYGHDLDPAIDDMTELITENEFMTDRYDPHWLAVKYLEEDEIVMKNGRKAGPLSEQLEEKVRTVSEHIQKTLNTYPEAVLADYRYGFINSILKQGVISREDDLRFDFSDKIDLVLTHKFLGPVIMLLIMYSMFYITFNVGAVPQGWVESGFAWFSNTVGSLLPDGLIKSMVTSGVIDGVGAVMGFTPLILIMFSMLVFLEDLGYMARVSYMVDRVFRSFGLHGMSIMPFIMSGGLPGGCAVPGVMTCRTLRSPKERIATIITAPFMICGAKTTAYLMLVRAFYPDNATTVMFGLVLISWLLALCFGRLLRWTALKGESTPFVMELPPYRIPTLHGIAIHTWDRVWEYVKKAGTVILAISILMWALMTFPQLPAERVAAFETQRAQAVEQSTSWVGTAQEKQSKLDMALAEISYNEGESALKHSYAGRMSEAISPVTDVAGFPWQANVAFIGAFAAKEVFVSTMSTAYSLGEEDPEESLSLSEKIAADKAWTTPVIWSVFIFLMVYVPCMVTVAVIARETNWKWATFSVFGSLAFGYSLSVVIYQVGSLLM, encoded by the coding sequence ATGGGCACAGAATATTTTGTAGCACTCTCAGGCCAGCCCAACTGCGGAAAGAGTACTATGTTCAATGCTCTGACCGGAGCAACTGCGCGGGTGGGCAATTACCCGGGGATTACGGTTGACCGCACTGAGGGGCGTTATTGTACTCCTGAATTCTGCGCCAATTTGGTGGACTTGCCCGGAACATATTCTCTTACTTCCTATTCCATGGAAGAGGTTGTTGCTCGCGATGTAATCGTTGATGAGAAGCCTGACGTGGTCATCAACATGCTTGATGCCACATCCCTTGAGCGTTCCCTCTATCTTGCCGTCCAGTTTATGGAGATCGGTGTTCCGGTCGTGCTGGGCCTGAACATGATGGATGAGGTGCGCAAGAAAGGTATCCGTATTGATTCTGAAAAGCTTTCCGAACTCATGGGCGTCCCCGTTGTTGAGTGCATTGCCCGCAGGGGAGTGGGTAAAGAAGAGCTGATGGAATCGGTCCAGAAAGTCGTTGAAAAAACTAAAGGCCAATGGACCCCGGTAAATATTTCATATGGACATGACCTTGATCCGGCGATCGATGACATGACCGAGCTGATCACTGAAAATGAATTCATGACTGACCGTTACGATCCGCATTGGCTGGCGGTGAAGTATTTGGAAGAAGATGAAATTGTCATGAAGAACGGTCGTAAGGCCGGTCCTCTTTCTGAGCAGCTTGAAGAAAAGGTACGCACTGTTTCCGAGCATATTCAGAAAACTTTGAATACCTATCCCGAAGCAGTTCTTGCTGATTATCGCTACGGCTTCATCAACTCCATTCTCAAGCAGGGCGTAATCAGCCGTGAGGACGATCTGCGTTTTGATTTTTCTGACAAAATCGATCTTGTACTAACTCACAAATTTCTCGGTCCGGTGATCATGTTGCTGATCATGTACTCCATGTTTTACATCACCTTTAATGTCGGCGCAGTGCCGCAGGGGTGGGTTGAAAGTGGATTTGCGTGGTTTTCCAATACGGTTGGTTCCTTGCTTCCGGACGGGCTCATTAAATCAATGGTCACTTCCGGTGTGATTGACGGCGTCGGTGCCGTTATGGGCTTTACTCCGCTTATTTTGATCATGTTCTCCATGCTCGTTTTTCTTGAAGATCTTGGCTACATGGCCCGTGTTTCCTACATGGTCGACCGGGTGTTCCGTTCATTCGGGTTGCACGGTATGTCGATCATGCCTTTCATTATGTCCGGCGGTCTTCCCGGTGGCTGTGCTGTTCCCGGAGTTATGACCTGCCGTACTTTACGCAGTCCCAAGGAGCGCATTGCCACTATCATCACTGCTCCATTTATGATCTGCGGCGCGAAAACCACCGCATATCTTATGCTCGTCCGTGCCTTTTACCCGGACAACGCCACCACGGTCATGTTCGGACTTGTGCTGATTTCGTGGTTACTAGCTCTCTGTTTCGGGCGTTTATTGCGCTGGACCGCACTTAAGGGCGAGTCTACTCCTTTTGTTATGGAGCTGCCGCCGTACCGTATTCCCACCCTGCATGGGATCGCTATTCACACATGGGATCGCGTCTGGGAATATGTGAAGAAAGCCGGGACCGTAATCCTTGCAATCTCTATCCTCATGTGGGCCTTGATGACTTTTCCGCAGCTGCCTGCTGAACGTGTTGCGGCCTTCGAAACTCAGCGTGCACAGGCTGTAGAGCAGAGTACTTCATGGGTCGGAACTGCTCAGGAGAAGCAGTCCAAGCTTGACATGGCCCTTGCTGAAATCAGTTACAACGAGGGAGAATCTGCTCTTAAACATTCCTATGCAGGACGTATGAGCGAGGCTATTTCTCCGGTAACGGATGTAGCCGGGTTCCCGTGGCAGGCCAATGTCGCATTTATCGGCGCATTTGCAGCCAAGGAAGTTTTTGTTTCTACCATGTCCACCGCTTATTCTCTTGGCGAGGAAGATCCGGAAGAATCTCTTTCGCTCAGTGAAAAGATTGCAGCGGACAAGGCGTGGACGACCCCGGTAATCTGGTCGGTATTCATCTTCCTGATGGTTTATGTGCCGTGCATGGTAACTGTGGCGGTTATCGCTCGTGAAACCAATTGGAAGTGGGCTACGTTCTCAGTTTTCGGGTCGCTTGCTTTTGGTTATTCGCTGTCAGTTGTTATTTATCAGGTGGGTAGTTTGTTGATGTAG